CTCACAATTTCCCGGTTATAGTATTCTGAATAAAAATAACGGTAAAAGTCGCGTCCTGCCTTAGTAATAGTATTTTCTATAACAAGACCGTTAATTATTACTCCATCCTGTGGTTTGGCCTGATCTTTTGGAAGCGCTATTACCTGCCTCTCCTGTTCCTTTATCTCCTGAATAGATTCTTCTGTTATTTTAAACTCCAGCCTGTCTTTCCCGACTGGTTTATCATCCTGATCATAAATCATAAGAAGAATAATAATTCCCCCTTCATCACTCCTGTTGACTTGTGTTGAGGAAAGAATAACTTTTTGATTTGGCTCTAAATAGAAGCGGTTTCCCTGGCTGGATTTCGTAACGTTTCCAGCCCCATCCTTTTTGAAGAGCGTGAAATCATACCTTAAATTATGACCCGCAGGAGTCACATTCTCGGCAGTTGCACTAAAATCTAAAAACTCACCTCTGTCTTCTACTTTAATTTTAGCTACAATCTCTTTATTGTAAAACTGCGAAAAACAACTACCGGAAAGAAGAAGTGCCAAAGACACTATAAACATCTTTACAATATTTGTTTTTCCAATTCTCATATTAATTATAGCTTCTAATTATTAGCGAAGGCGTGGCATCGGTTTGTATGAATTTCAACGACTGGGTAAGATCGTTAGCCCCATTTCTCTCAAAAACCTTATCGTCTCCCCTTTGCTCAAGTTCAAGTGAGACATTTGTTCCTGCATCATTCACATAATCCCTAATTTGATTGTTATTCCCTTCCTGAAGAAGCTTAGCTATAGCTGTGTTGGCTATATAATCAAGTTTAGTATAATTATACCTGCCATTCTGAGTTAGTGTAATTTCACTTGAAGTTGTTTGAGTTCGAATCTCAGCTTGATTATACTCCCCTATTTGTTTTAAAGCTACGGCATTTCCCTGTACCGTACTAAAATTAGGTTGAGTTATAGATATCCCGCCTATCAAACCATTTAAATTGGCCTCCAGTACCTTCTGATCGACTTCTTCTTCATTAATGTAAGTCTGCGCTAAAACTCCAGAGCTCATAGACAGCAGAAAGCAGGACAAAATCATTTTTATAAAAACATGAACCCTCATAATAATAAATTTATCAAAATTTTATGAAAAAAGTAAACAGAAGGAATGTTTTTCCTTCTGTTTACATATAAAACACAATTCCTAGTTACAGTTTCCTGTTGCACAAGGATCACTAACAGTGATGTCTGGCACAGGAGTAGGGTTCGGAATATCCATTGGGTTATCAAAACCACAACCTATTAAAGCTCCACCCCATGGTCCCGCCTGAAAGATATTCGCAGAATTCCCATTGCCTGATTGGAACATATTAGCACTTTGACCATCATGTTGCACGACCAGTCCTGAATTATTATTTCCCCATTGTGCAGTGATGGCGTAGTTATCGCTGCCTATTTGATGAGTGTTTAATTTATTGTCATTGCCATTTTGCCCTGACAATACATAGTTGTCATTACCATCCTGAACTTGAAGAGCTTTATTCCCTTCTC
This Salinimicrobium tongyeongense DNA region includes the following protein-coding sequences:
- a CDS encoding curli production assembly/transport protein CsgE; amino-acid sequence: MRIGKTNIVKMFIVSLALLLSGSCFSQFYNKEIVAKIKVEDRGEFLDFSATAENVTPAGHNLRYDFTLFKKDGAGNVTKSSQGNRFYLEPNQKVILSSTQVNRSDEGGIIILLMIYDQDDKPVGKDRLEFKITEESIQEIKEQERQVIALPKDQAKPQDGVIINGLVIENTITKAGRDFYRYFYSEYYNREIVSPQNIEIEEVPGRGRMTRISVSVGDQLVMRFFAQPKKEYLKQIANVTLARVLAQIQRLEQQANNFKHY